A window from Sphingobacterium hotanense encodes these proteins:
- a CDS encoding Crp/Fnr family transcriptional regulator: MSLIADAYQNILEPALIEEIEAVAIMKTFETGEVIIDIGQYVRSMPLLIDGAIKIVREDSKEGEILLYYLAKGETCTMSIACCVGTKKSEIRAQAEMHTLVAMIPNQYLNEWLAKYSSWREFILSSYSSRMNEMLGAIDNLAFSNMEMRIMNYLKEKVKLTENPILTLTHQDIASDLNSSRVVVSRILKKLENEEQIVLLRNEIRVLV, translated from the coding sequence ATGAGTTTAATAGCAGACGCTTATCAAAATATATTAGAACCCGCCTTGATCGAAGAGATTGAGGCGGTTGCTATTATGAAGACTTTCGAAACTGGAGAAGTCATTATCGATATTGGACAGTATGTGCGCTCCATGCCACTGTTGATTGACGGCGCCATTAAAATTGTGCGTGAAGATTCGAAAGAAGGGGAGATTCTGCTTTATTATTTGGCCAAAGGAGAGACTTGCACGATGTCGATTGCTTGTTGCGTTGGGACGAAGAAAAGTGAGATCAGAGCACAAGCGGAGATGCATACCTTGGTGGCGATGATCCCCAATCAATATTTAAATGAATGGCTCGCCAAATACAGCTCCTGGCGGGAATTTATCCTGAGCAGTTATTCTTCCAGAATGAACGAGATGTTGGGCGCTATTGACAACTTGGCGTTTTCCAACATGGAAATGCGCATCATGAATTATTTGAAAGAAAAGGTAAAATTGACGGAAAATCCGATTTTGACTTTAACGCATCAGGATATTGCTTCTGATTTGAATAGCTCTAGGGTCGTGGTCTCTAGGATATTAAAAAAGTTAGAAAACGAAGAACAGATTGTGCTGCTAAGGAACGAAATTAGGGTGTTAGTTTAG
- a CDS encoding RNA polymerase sigma factor → MNKNFEQQILDLRAGKESALSFFMDSYAHSLRFFAMKMVKDKLISEEIVSDAYVKLWERKSNFSCAETIKSFLYLVTKNACLDYVKQGRLRFEHEEEWLYELENPDKDMLTKIIYFELLELIVKEIEKLPKQQAQIFKMSFFEGKNADEISSELGTSANNVYFARSKAISLLKETFKNKDISFYAMLISLISTN, encoded by the coding sequence ATGAATAAGAACTTTGAACAGCAAATACTTGATTTGCGCGCTGGAAAAGAATCAGCCCTCAGTTTCTTCATGGATAGTTATGCCCATTCACTCCGTTTCTTTGCGATGAAAATGGTCAAAGATAAACTCATTAGCGAGGAAATCGTTTCCGACGCCTATGTCAAATTATGGGAAAGAAAATCAAATTTTAGCTGCGCGGAAACCATTAAGTCCTTCCTTTATCTAGTCACCAAAAATGCTTGCTTAGATTACGTAAAGCAAGGACGCCTCCGATTCGAGCATGAAGAAGAGTGGTTGTATGAATTAGAAAATCCAGACAAGGATATGCTGACTAAGATCATATACTTTGAGTTGCTGGAATTGATCGTTAAAGAAATAGAGAAGCTGCCCAAGCAGCAGGCACAAATTTTCAAAATGTCCTTTTTTGAGGGTAAGAATGCTGACGAGATATCGTCAGAATTGGGGACAAGCGCAAACAATGTTTACTTTGCGCGCTCTAAAGCAATCTCATTGCTTAAAGAAACATTCAAAAATAAGGATATCTCATTCTATGCCATGCTAATATCCTTGATTTCAACGAACTGA
- a CDS encoding RagB/SusD family nutrient uptake outer membrane protein: protein MKKTIILLATAFLMTSCEKFLDTDSLDKKNTGNFPVNVADANQMLTGIYASLSRAVSNPQHSHFYMAELASDDRFGGGGENDRDMQGLDHLMNTQPDRFLNFWEARYEGIFRANTAIETLDKVSGWSGDAEKNQLLGEVHFLRALYYFELAQMFGEVPLLVESVATVKPKASADEIFAQIAFDLQKAIELIPARAYNAVPSGHATKWAAQALLARAYLFYTGYYKKADLPVAGGGTIAKNLVIQHLEDCIQNSGHNLVPEFRNLWPYSNEHTAKDYEYAKDNNLKWVGDGHMETVFAVKFGTLADWGDQYILGYSNQYLLHFGLRSNNGLAGTFPFGQGWGAGPVNTSLWNEWRQAEPTDIRRTASIINADVDLQDYVYGADNQMEETGFWQKKYIPVTAYREGALLPSYAVLSDAAAVDYQLAHTQDLVLIRFADVLLMHAELKEDATNLNRVRARAKLPAVAYSLAALKRERRWELAFEGLRYFDLMRWHDAADALAKQEGVTIKNKGVNTAMKGFGGGYKARYEATGGFWAIPNSEIILTDGVLTQNKGWGTPAAEFTGW from the coding sequence ATGAAAAAGACAATTATATTATTAGCTACCGCATTCCTCATGACCTCTTGCGAAAAGTTCCTGGACACCGATAGCTTAGATAAAAAGAATACAGGAAATTTCCCGGTCAACGTGGCAGATGCCAATCAGATGCTCACCGGAATATATGCCAGCCTTAGTCGTGCAGTTTCCAACCCACAGCATAGTCACTTTTACATGGCCGAACTCGCATCCGACGACCGCTTCGGTGGCGGAGGAGAGAACGACCGTGATATGCAAGGTCTAGATCATTTAATGAATACACAACCCGATCGCTTCCTTAACTTTTGGGAAGCACGATACGAGGGAATATTCCGTGCAAACACGGCAATCGAAACCCTAGATAAAGTATCCGGATGGAGCGGCGATGCTGAGAAAAACCAACTGCTCGGAGAAGTACACTTTCTTCGCGCACTATATTATTTCGAACTCGCTCAAATGTTTGGTGAAGTGCCTTTACTAGTCGAATCTGTCGCTACTGTCAAACCAAAGGCTTCAGCCGATGAAATATTCGCGCAAATAGCATTTGACCTACAGAAGGCTATAGAGCTGATCCCGGCACGTGCCTATAATGCAGTTCCTTCGGGCCATGCAACAAAATGGGCAGCACAAGCCCTATTGGCGAGAGCCTATCTTTTCTATACGGGCTATTATAAAAAAGCAGACTTGCCAGTCGCTGGCGGCGGAACTATAGCTAAAAATTTAGTAATTCAGCATCTCGAGGATTGTATCCAAAACTCAGGACACAATCTAGTCCCTGAATTTAGAAACCTTTGGCCGTACAGCAATGAACATACCGCGAAAGACTACGAATACGCGAAAGATAACAACCTTAAATGGGTCGGCGATGGACATATGGAAACCGTCTTTGCTGTTAAATTTGGAACTTTAGCAGATTGGGGCGATCAATATATTCTCGGATATTCCAATCAGTATTTATTACATTTTGGTTTGCGCTCTAACAATGGGCTTGCCGGCACTTTTCCATTTGGGCAAGGTTGGGGAGCAGGACCTGTCAATACTAGTTTATGGAACGAATGGCGACAAGCTGAACCGACCGATATCCGAAGAACCGCATCTATTATCAATGCCGATGTAGATTTACAAGATTACGTCTATGGCGCAGATAATCAGATGGAAGAAACTGGGTTTTGGCAAAAGAAGTACATCCCTGTAACCGCCTATCGCGAAGGTGCTTTACTACCTTCTTACGCGGTATTAAGCGACGCTGCAGCGGTAGACTATCAACTTGCACATACGCAAGACTTGGTTTTGATTCGCTTCGCCGATGTGCTCCTGATGCATGCCGAGCTAAAAGAGGACGCAACAAATCTCAATCGAGTTCGCGCAAGAGCAAAACTACCTGCTGTAGCTTATTCTCTCGCCGCGCTAAAGCGTGAGCGACGTTGGGAACTAGCGTTCGAAGGATTGCGTTATTTCGATCTAATGCGCTGGCATGACGCGGCAGATGCCTTAGCGAAACAAGAAGGGGTCACCATCAAAAACAAAGGCGTAAATACGGCGATGAAAGGCTTTGGCGGCGGATATAAAGCTCGCTATGAAGCAACGGGTGGATTCTGGGCGATTCCAAACTCAGAAATAATCCTAACCGACGGTGTATTAACACAAAACAAAGGTTGGGGAACGCCTGCAGCGGAATTTACAGGTTGGTAA
- a CDS encoding SusC/RagA family TonB-linked outer membrane protein codes for MKLTFFLTVLCVFKLSANGFAQHVSLKAVNSPLIEVMRKVQQQSGTPFLLQGKELANTKIDAELKQVELQKALALILADKPISWEISGGTIILRTDLQKRLIDNSEKNRTAVQQRISGKVVGDDGKPIARASVTVKGTNLGTTTNEQGDFELESVNSNATIVVTYLGYLRSETSLNGRTAVRINLKEEMSDLDEVIVIGYGTQKKKLNTGATVQVKGEDIEKLSTPNVLEAMQSQSPGVQITQSSGMPGENYKVTIRGLGTIHNSNPLYVIDGVPGGDINNLNPADIESIDVLKDAASAAIYGSRAANGIILVTTKQGKAGKMSVYLDSYLGMQQAQKLPSLLTAKEYMIIQDERRFNEGSTPYNWESIIPKQYQQIQDGTWNGTNWIKEAYNENATLFNTAVSLLGGTDASKFSFGYSNSHREGIFGKPVQPDYKRNNVRLNSDHVILKNEAFDIIKFGENITYTFNKKTGLGIGNIFWNDIHNLLVGNPLLPLYNAEGEYYDQPSKVADKWGLDGAIANPIAEMVYRRGQNLSNSHALNINAYLEVQPIKNLKWRSSFGYKMNSYNYRQYTPAYQLSTTLVNADDDISQNQGMGYSWVVENTVNYRYATNGGHDFDFLIGQSLEKSGMGSDLSATHTNSSFPNSWEHAWISNAQGYDGYIPAVSGMGWGQGSLASFFARAIYNYKEKYMASVSLRADGSSNFATGERWGYYPSVSVGWLLSSEDFMEASSEWLDFFKLRASWGQNGNQSIPNFNYLSTVAIDNRNGYYFGNNKNTLIKGAYPDILSNPIVTWETSDQLNIGFDARFAKDRLAVVFDWYNKKTIDWLVQAPIPKIFGTGAPYVNGGEVQNKGVELGLNWSDKKQDFRYSIGINGAYNKNKVLKIENDEGIIHGENHVLSQGTTEMYRAQVDFPIGYFYGYRTNGVFQTQEQINELRANGVGVLPTAQPGDLYFVDTNQDGSITDADKVMIGNPHPDFTAGMNISLGYKGFDFAATAFGAFGQQVAKSYRSFADSPLQNYTTEIFGRWHGEGTSNKIPRLTSGSHTNNQYVSDLYIEDADFLKLQNITIGYDFAKLFPKLPFSQTRLYFTVQNLYTFTGYSGMDPEVGYGDTAPWVSGIDLGFYPQPRTYMFGINLKF; via the coding sequence ATGAAATTAACCTTTTTTTTAACCGTCTTATGTGTGTTTAAGCTATCTGCAAATGGTTTCGCACAGCATGTCTCGCTAAAAGCGGTCAATAGCCCTCTGATTGAGGTCATGCGGAAAGTGCAGCAACAAAGTGGCACACCCTTTTTGCTGCAAGGAAAAGAATTAGCGAATACCAAGATTGACGCCGAATTGAAACAGGTCGAACTACAGAAAGCATTGGCTTTGATTCTCGCCGACAAACCCATCTCTTGGGAGATATCGGGCGGAACGATTATTCTCCGAACGGACCTGCAGAAACGATTGATCGATAATAGCGAGAAAAATCGAACCGCTGTTCAGCAACGAATCTCTGGAAAGGTCGTTGGCGACGATGGAAAACCGATTGCCCGAGCCTCGGTGACTGTCAAAGGTACCAACTTGGGAACAACAACAAATGAACAAGGTGATTTCGAATTGGAAAGTGTAAATAGCAATGCAACAATCGTTGTCACCTATCTCGGATACTTGCGCTCTGAAACTTCATTGAACGGTAGAACTGCCGTACGCATCAACCTTAAGGAAGAAATGAGCGATTTGGATGAGGTCATCGTTATTGGCTATGGAACTCAGAAAAAGAAATTAAACACGGGTGCAACTGTACAGGTTAAAGGGGAAGACATCGAAAAACTCAGCACGCCAAATGTACTCGAAGCCATGCAAAGCCAATCCCCCGGCGTCCAAATTACCCAAAGCTCAGGGATGCCCGGGGAGAATTATAAAGTCACGATACGCGGACTCGGAACGATACACAACTCCAACCCGCTATATGTTATAGATGGTGTACCGGGGGGTGACATCAATAACCTAAACCCTGCTGATATTGAAAGTATCGATGTATTGAAAGATGCAGCATCGGCGGCAATCTACGGTTCAAGAGCAGCTAACGGGATTATCCTTGTGACGACCAAACAAGGAAAAGCCGGCAAAATGTCTGTTTATCTCGATTCCTACTTAGGTATGCAGCAAGCGCAAAAGCTGCCCTCCCTCCTAACGGCAAAGGAATATATGATCATTCAAGATGAACGTCGATTTAATGAGGGTTCAACCCCGTATAATTGGGAAAGCATTATTCCGAAACAATACCAACAAATCCAAGATGGCACATGGAATGGCACAAATTGGATTAAAGAGGCGTACAACGAAAATGCAACCTTATTTAACACAGCAGTTTCTCTCCTCGGCGGAACTGACGCCTCCAAATTCTCCTTTGGTTATTCTAACAGCCACCGGGAGGGAATTTTTGGTAAACCGGTACAGCCAGACTACAAAAGAAATAACGTCCGCTTAAATTCCGATCATGTCATCCTAAAAAATGAAGCGTTCGATATCATCAAATTTGGCGAAAACATTACATATACATTTAATAAGAAAACGGGATTGGGTATCGGAAATATTTTCTGGAATGATATCCACAATTTGTTGGTTGGAAACCCATTGCTTCCACTCTACAATGCAGAAGGCGAATACTACGATCAACCAAGCAAAGTTGCCGACAAATGGGGATTGGATGGCGCTATCGCGAATCCTATTGCTGAGATGGTGTACCGCAGAGGTCAAAACTTAAGCAACAGTCACGCATTGAATATCAATGCCTACCTGGAAGTGCAACCCATTAAAAATCTAAAATGGAGAAGCAGCTTCGGCTATAAAATGAACAGTTACAACTACAGACAATACACCCCCGCCTACCAACTATCAACCACTTTGGTCAACGCTGATGACGATATTTCCCAAAATCAAGGAATGGGATACAGTTGGGTCGTTGAAAACACAGTAAACTACCGTTATGCGACGAACGGTGGCCATGATTTCGACTTCCTCATCGGTCAGTCTTTAGAGAAATCAGGCATGGGCTCGGACCTAAGTGCGACACATACCAACTCATCCTTCCCAAATAGCTGGGAACATGCTTGGATCTCCAATGCCCAAGGCTATGATGGCTATATTCCTGCAGTAAGCGGAATGGGATGGGGACAAGGAAGCCTTGCTTCATTCTTTGCGCGTGCGATATACAACTATAAGGAAAAATATATGGCCAGTGTAAGTCTCCGTGCCGATGGCTCCTCCAATTTCGCAACGGGCGAACGATGGGGATACTACCCTTCTGTTTCTGTTGGTTGGCTATTGAGCAGCGAAGACTTTATGGAAGCATCCTCCGAATGGCTGGACTTCTTTAAATTACGCGCCAGCTGGGGACAAAATGGTAATCAAAGTATCCCGAACTTCAATTACCTTTCCACCGTAGCCATCGATAATCGCAATGGCTATTATTTCGGAAACAATAAGAATACGTTGATTAAGGGCGCTTACCCTGATATTCTCTCCAATCCAATTGTCACTTGGGAAACCTCAGACCAACTTAATATAGGCTTCGACGCTCGCTTCGCAAAAGATAGGCTCGCAGTTGTATTCGACTGGTACAACAAGAAAACAATTGACTGGTTGGTACAAGCGCCGATCCCAAAAATATTCGGAACGGGTGCACCCTATGTGAACGGTGGTGAAGTTCAAAATAAGGGTGTCGAACTCGGCTTAAACTGGAGCGATAAGAAACAGGATTTCCGTTATAGCATAGGAATAAATGGAGCCTACAATAAAAACAAAGTGTTGAAAATCGAAAATGATGAAGGCATTATCCACGGCGAGAACCATGTGCTGAGTCAAGGAACCACGGAAATGTATCGTGCACAGGTTGACTTCCCAATTGGCTATTTCTACGGATACAGAACAAACGGAGTCTTCCAAACACAAGAACAGATTAATGAGCTTAGGGCCAATGGAGTTGGGGTATTACCAACTGCACAACCGGGAGATCTTTATTTTGTGGATACAAACCAAGACGGCTCCATCACTGATGCGGATAAAGTAATGATTGGAAATCCACATCCCGACTTTACTGCAGGTATGAATATCAGCTTAGGCTATAAAGGCTTCGACTTCGCAGCAACTGCTTTCGGTGCCTTCGGCCAACAGGTGGCTAAATCCTACCGCTCATTTGCAGATAGTCCCTTGCAGAATTATACGACGGAAATATTCGGTAGATGGCATGGCGAAGGAACCTCCAACAAGATACCTAGGCTAACCTCGGGAAGTCACACCAACAATCAATATGTGTCCGACTTATATATTGAAGATGCAGATTTCCTGAAACTGCAGAATATTACTATCGGTTATGACTTTGCTAAGCTATTTCCAAAGTTACCATTCAGCCAAACACGTCTTTATTTCACCGTACAAAACCTTTACACCTTTACCGGCTATTCAGGCATGGACCCTGAAGTCGGATACGGAGATACGGCACCTTGGGTTTCCGGAATCGATCTGGGATTCTATCCACAGCCTAGGACTTATATGTTTGGTATTAACCTTAAATTTTAA
- a CDS encoding FecR family protein produces MKLSAEIAALIKKHLEGNLSSTDAIELNQWLEEDISHQQFFDKLIQSDELYEDALSYLQLKSDDSEDWLNSLKAKTIQKIDSQKERPLKRRNNWLGYAAAIILLAAISYVFLIPNWEKQASQLPTSFSDIQPAENKAELRLSNGQTIQLRADKDGIKINEQLTYQDGTDLLKLDDQELSKLTATVQVPKGGKYQVTLPDGSTVFLNASSQLSYPLRFPQERRVVKLEGEAYFSVNESYHQGMKKAFIVTSRDQEVHVTGTEFNISAYPDESDITTTLVEGSVNVLHGQKLSSLKPNQQLTWKNKKARVQTVDVTSFIAWKNNKFLFNETDLRQVMKDISRWYDIEVGYNGTIPATYFYGEIERNKNLAEVLTLLEKSGLKFKLDHQGKEPKLIVLP; encoded by the coding sequence ATGAAATTAAGTGCTGAAATTGCTGCTCTCATCAAGAAGCATTTAGAGGGAAATTTGTCATCAACCGACGCTATTGAATTGAACCAATGGCTTGAGGAAGATATAAGTCATCAACAGTTTTTCGATAAACTCATCCAAAGTGACGAACTGTATGAAGATGCACTTTCCTATTTACAACTAAAATCCGACGATAGCGAAGATTGGTTGAATAGCTTAAAAGCAAAAACTATTCAGAAAATAGACAGCCAGAAGGAAAGACCACTAAAACGCAGAAATAATTGGTTGGGATATGCCGCAGCAATCATACTTCTAGCCGCTATTTCATACGTTTTCCTAATCCCAAACTGGGAAAAACAAGCAAGTCAACTTCCAACTTCCTTTAGCGACATACAGCCAGCTGAGAATAAAGCCGAATTGAGACTCTCCAACGGTCAGACCATCCAATTAAGAGCTGATAAAGACGGAATAAAGATCAACGAGCAATTAACCTATCAAGACGGAACAGACTTACTCAAGCTCGATGATCAAGAACTTTCAAAGTTGACTGCGACCGTACAAGTTCCAAAAGGCGGGAAATATCAAGTCACCTTGCCCGACGGTTCAACGGTTTTTTTGAATGCTTCAAGTCAACTTAGTTATCCTTTAAGATTCCCTCAAGAGCGTAGAGTAGTGAAGTTAGAGGGTGAAGCCTACTTTTCGGTAAACGAATCTTACCATCAAGGGATGAAAAAGGCATTTATCGTAACATCACGAGATCAGGAAGTCCACGTAACGGGAACAGAGTTTAATATCTCTGCTTACCCCGACGAATCAGACATCACAACAACATTAGTGGAAGGAAGCGTCAATGTATTACATGGGCAGAAGCTGTCCAGCCTAAAACCGAATCAGCAGCTAACCTGGAAAAACAAAAAGGCGAGGGTTCAAACGGTGGATGTCACGAGCTTCATCGCCTGGAAAAACAACAAGTTCCTGTTCAACGAAACGGACTTACGCCAAGTAATGAAGGATATCTCTAGGTGGTACGACATCGAAGTGGGATATAATGGCACCATTCCGGCAACCTACTTCTACGGAGAGATCGAACGTAATAAAAACCTTGCAGAGGTGCTGACATTATTGGAAAAAAGCGGACTCAAATTTAAGCTAGATCATCAAGGTAAAGAACCTAAACTAATTGTACTCCCTTAA
- a CDS encoding TlpA family protein disulfide reductase: MKFKYPFALSFLIFFLFTSVELIAQEEVTVTSDSDVDSSDLALVDKDGKLIKLSEMKGKVIVLNFWATWCQPCIAELPSLEKLYSSLASEEDIVFAAVEMDQDPEKAAKFFKKRKYSIPLYSLGSALPSQMHTNSIPMTVIIAKNGEIVVKKIGMIDFGSAKLRNNLLQLTKERADISYL, from the coding sequence ATGAAGTTTAAATATCCTTTCGCCCTCTCTTTCTTGATTTTTTTTCTTTTTACTTCTGTTGAGCTAATTGCACAGGAAGAAGTAACAGTGACTTCGGACAGCGATGTTGATTCCTCTGACTTGGCATTGGTTGATAAAGATGGAAAGCTGATCAAGTTATCGGAAATGAAAGGGAAAGTGATTGTTTTGAATTTTTGGGCTACCTGGTGCCAGCCCTGTATAGCTGAACTACCTTCTTTAGAAAAACTTTATTCTTCTTTAGCGTCTGAAGAGGATATTGTATTTGCGGCTGTTGAGATGGATCAGGATCCGGAGAAAGCGGCGAAATTCTTTAAAAAGAGAAAATATAGTATTCCTTTATACTCCTTAGGTTCAGCATTGCCCTCACAAATGCATACGAACTCTATCCCGATGACTGTCATCATCGCAAAAAACGGAGAAATTGTAGTGAAAAAGATCGGGATGATTGATTTTGGATCAGCGAAACTTCGCAACAATTTGCTCCAATTAACGAAAGAGCGAGCGGATATTTCTTATCTTTAG
- a CDS encoding Sb-PDE family phosphodiesterase, translating into MKFTSALASALLLSVSFLQAQTDPGIMRLQEFAYPAKRQILNIPNVNGLQVLKCDFHMHTVFTDGHVWPNVRVQEAWREGLDAISYTEHMEYNPHSKDVKVDHNRSHDLAVELAKENNIVLVKGTEVTRKTPPGHFNALFIQDASTLVENNDSALDQEAIDKVAAQKAFIFWNHPGWKATTIEGSYEWIDFVEKMYQEKKLHGIEVVNGLGFHKKALDWALDRNLTIIGNTDIHNLIAHDYNIGQEGVHRTMTLIMSKDRSAAGIREALEAGRTVAWSSKYLFGKEEHVRNLMNACVSVGAPYHEKTNKNSGSTTKYYEISNNSDLYFEMQLKSGNGTKRIVLYPESKQILTAEAGQSKLSYEVVSTFIRSDKHLMFDVKL; encoded by the coding sequence ATGAAATTTACTTCAGCCCTAGCAAGCGCTTTGCTATTAAGCGTTTCGTTTCTCCAGGCACAGACTGATCCTGGAATTATGCGCCTTCAAGAATTCGCATATCCTGCAAAGCGTCAGATTTTAAATATTCCGAATGTTAATGGTCTCCAAGTGTTGAAATGTGATTTCCATATGCATACGGTCTTTACAGACGGACATGTATGGCCTAATGTCCGCGTACAGGAAGCATGGCGCGAAGGGTTAGATGCAATCTCTTATACCGAGCATATGGAATACAATCCGCATTCAAAAGATGTTAAAGTAGATCATAATCGCTCCCACGATTTGGCGGTAGAACTAGCAAAAGAAAATAATATTGTTTTGGTGAAAGGGACAGAGGTTACTCGTAAAACTCCTCCAGGACATTTCAATGCGCTGTTTATCCAAGACGCTTCTACTTTGGTTGAGAATAATGATTCTGCTTTAGATCAGGAAGCCATCGATAAGGTTGCTGCTCAGAAGGCTTTTATTTTTTGGAATCACCCGGGATGGAAGGCAACGACGATAGAAGGCTCTTACGAATGGATTGATTTTGTTGAAAAAATGTACCAGGAGAAGAAACTTCACGGTATTGAAGTAGTGAATGGTTTAGGATTTCATAAAAAAGCGTTGGATTGGGCATTAGACCGTAATTTGACCATTATCGGAAATACGGATATTCATAACCTAATTGCCCATGATTATAATATTGGGCAGGAGGGTGTACACCGCACCATGACGCTGATTATGTCAAAAGATCGTTCGGCAGCTGGTATCCGAGAAGCTTTGGAAGCAGGACGTACTGTAGCATGGTCTAGTAAATATCTATTTGGCAAAGAAGAGCATGTTAGAAATCTGATGAATGCTTGCGTTTCGGTTGGTGCTCCGTATCATGAAAAGACAAATAAAAATTCAGGATCAACAACGAAGTATTATGAAATATCGAACAATTCTGATCTTTATTTTGAGATGCAGTTGAAATCCGGAAATGGAACAAAACGGATTGTTCTATATCCAGAGTCTAAACAAATCCTAACCGCGGAAGCCGGACAGTCTAAATTATCGTATGAAGTAGTGTCTACTTTTATCCGTAGCGACAAGCACTTAATGTTTGATGTTAAGTTATAA
- a CDS encoding PstS family phosphate ABC transporter substrate-binding protein — translation MKQKIINYFPSFCVISLLFFNSCSTNTSSIKMKGSDTEVNLAVNLAEEFTELDPTFSIAISGGGSGLGITSLMNGQADIANSSRPLSDEEIQQFKEKDIEIKTIVFAEDATAFVVHKDLPLEELSVDTLGLILSGKIKNWNEIIEVDQPINIYGRQSSSGTHSFIKKKLKIEFSNTAKEMTGNAQIIEGVKADKTGIGYVGAGYVAHDPNSGQKVKILKIRENATAVAYSPLDPDAINNSLYYFQRPLYQFVLAKSWDKVRPFINFERGGIGRKLIEDHGYYTLENQQHEI, via the coding sequence ATGAAACAAAAGATTATTAACTATTTCCCGAGTTTTTGTGTCATTTCTCTATTGTTTTTCAATTCGTGTAGTACGAATACGAGTTCGATTAAGATGAAAGGCTCTGATACAGAGGTGAATTTGGCGGTCAACCTTGCTGAAGAATTCACAGAGCTCGATCCCACTTTCAGTATTGCGATTTCTGGCGGTGGTTCTGGTTTAGGGATAACCTCGCTCATGAATGGTCAAGCCGATATTGCAAACTCATCGCGCCCATTATCGGATGAAGAGATTCAACAATTTAAGGAGAAAGATATAGAGATAAAGACGATTGTATTCGCGGAAGATGCAACGGCATTTGTGGTGCATAAAGACCTGCCTTTGGAGGAGCTTTCTGTAGATACACTAGGACTGATTTTAAGTGGTAAGATCAAGAACTGGAATGAGATCATTGAAGTTGATCAGCCTATTAATATCTATGGTAGACAGAGCAGTTCAGGAACGCATTCTTTTATCAAGAAGAAGCTTAAGATTGAATTCTCCAACACTGCAAAGGAAATGACTGGTAATGCCCAGATTATTGAGGGAGTAAAAGCTGATAAAACGGGTATTGGTTATGTGGGAGCTGGCTATGTTGCTCATGATCCGAATAGTGGTCAGAAGGTGAAGATTTTAAAGATTCGCGAAAATGCTACTGCAGTAGCTTACTCTCCATTGGATCCTGACGCTATTAACAATAGCTTGTACTATTTCCAACGTCCCTTATACCAATTTGTATTGGCTAAATCCTGGGATAAAGTAAGGCCTTTTATCAACTTTGAGCGTGGTGGAATCGGTAGAAAATTGATTGAAGATCACGGTTATTATACGCTAGAAAATCAACAACATGAAATATAA